The following are from one region of the Gloeomargarita lithophora Alchichica-D10 genome:
- the rpsP gene encoding 30S ribosomal protein S16: MVKLRLKRYGRKGQVSYRIVATAALSRRDGRALEEVGFYNPRLSDPAQQTRLNVPAIVKWLKQGAQPTPTVRSILTKAQIFDQLHA; the protein is encoded by the coding sequence ATGGTCAAACTGCGGTTAAAGCGTTACGGGCGCAAGGGTCAGGTTTCCTACCGGATTGTGGCGACGGCGGCCTTGTCCCGGCGGGATGGGCGGGCATTGGAAGAGGTGGGTTTTTACAACCCCCGGTTGAGCGACCCGGCGCAACAGACCCGCCTGAATGTCCCGGCCATTGTCAAGTGGCTGAAGCAAGGGGCGCAACCGACCCCAACGGTACGCAGTATTTTGACTAAGGCGCAGATTTTTGACCAACTTCATGCCTGA
- a CDS encoding SDR family NAD(P)-dependent oxidoreductase produces the protein MKFTYAGKTALVTGASTGIGAIFAEELAQRGCALILTARSLERLNVLASKLQEQYKVNTLTIPADLAQPPAVTALVAEINAQGRPVDILVNNAGFSTHGAFHTIDPVEEAALIQVNVAALVALTHVFLPGMVERRSGLVINVASVLGFYPLPYQAVYSASKAFVRSLTEALWAEYQGSGVQFFALCPGPTATEFFQRMGQDLRMQKMSPAAVVRFTFRVLERGLPWGIPGWQNRLLSGFLPAITPRPWLLKQLAQVSRRLYGIGG, from the coding sequence ATGAAATTTACCTATGCGGGTAAAACGGCTTTGGTTACCGGAGCTTCCACAGGTATTGGTGCGATTTTTGCAGAAGAATTGGCCCAACGGGGGTGCGCTCTCATCCTCACTGCCCGCTCGCTAGAACGGTTAAATGTACTAGCAAGTAAATTACAAGAGCAATATAAAGTTAATACATTAACTATCCCAGCAGATTTGGCACAACCGCCAGCGGTAACGGCTTTAGTGGCGGAAATCAATGCCCAGGGCAGGCCAGTGGATATTTTGGTCAATAATGCGGGATTTAGTACCCACGGGGCATTTCACACCATTGACCCAGTGGAGGAAGCGGCTTTAATTCAGGTCAATGTGGCGGCTTTGGTGGCTTTGACCCACGTTTTTTTGCCGGGGATGGTCGAGCGGCGTTCTGGCCTGGTGATCAACGTGGCTTCGGTGTTGGGATTTTACCCTTTGCCCTACCAAGCCGTGTACTCGGCCAGTAAAGCATTTGTGCGGTCATTGACTGAAGCTCTCTGGGCAGAATACCAAGGGAGCGGGGTGCAGTTTTTTGCCCTTTGCCCCGGCCCGACAGCAACGGAATTTTTTCAGCGGATGGGTCAGGATTTACGGATGCAAAAGATGTCCCCGGCGGCGGTGGTGCGCTTTACCTTCCGGGTGCTGGAACGGGGTCTGCCCTGGGGGATTCCGGGGTGGCAAAATCGCTTGCTGAGTGGTTTTTTGCCCGCCATCACCCCCCGCCCGTGGCTGTTGAAACAGTTAGCCCAGGTCAGCCGCCGTCTTTACGGGATCGGCGGTTAA
- the obgE gene encoding GTPase ObgE, producing MQLIDQAEITVQGGKGGDGIVAFRREKYVPAGGPAGGNGGKGGDVLVQAQTGRNTLLDFRYQRHFQAEDGQRGGPSNCTGAGGKDRVIPIPCGTLITDADSGALVADVVTPGQTLVIAKGGKGGLGNRHFLSNHNRAPDYALAGLAGEFRHLRLELKLLAEVGIVGLPNAGKSTLISRISAAKPKIADYPFTTLVPNLGVVANPQGDGTVFADIPGLIAGAHAGVGLGYDFLRHIERTRLLIHLLDSTAPDPVGDYQAIRDELAQYIPQLGQPLTERPELIVLNKLDALSDVETIEDIVQKLSIHNTVCVISAVTGAGVTAMLQQVWQRLELTADPVKTAADLG from the coding sequence ATGCAGTTGATTGACCAGGCGGAAATCACCGTCCAGGGGGGCAAGGGCGGGGATGGCATCGTGGCTTTTCGCCGGGAAAAATACGTCCCTGCCGGGGGGCCTGCCGGGGGCAATGGTGGCAAGGGGGGGGATGTCCTGGTTCAGGCGCAAACCGGGCGCAATACCCTGCTGGATTTTCGCTACCAACGGCATTTTCAAGCCGAAGACGGCCAACGGGGGGGGCCAAGCAACTGCACCGGCGCCGGTGGCAAAGACCGGGTGATTCCCATCCCCTGCGGCACTTTGATCACGGATGCGGACAGCGGTGCATTGGTGGCGGATGTGGTCACGCCGGGGCAAACCCTGGTGATTGCCAAAGGGGGCAAGGGGGGGTTGGGCAACCGCCATTTTTTGAGTAACCACAACCGGGCACCGGACTACGCTTTGGCGGGGTTGGCGGGGGAATTTCGGCACCTGCGCTTGGAATTGAAACTTTTGGCTGAAGTGGGCATCGTTGGGTTACCCAATGCGGGCAAATCCACCCTGATCAGCCGGATTTCAGCGGCCAAACCCAAAATTGCGGACTATCCCTTCACGACCCTGGTGCCCAATCTGGGGGTGGTGGCGAATCCCCAGGGCGATGGCACCGTGTTTGCGGATATTCCTGGCCTCATCGCCGGTGCCCATGCGGGGGTGGGGCTGGGCTATGACTTTTTGCGCCACATCGAGCGCACCCGCTTACTAATTCATCTGCTGGACAGCACTGCCCCCGATCCGGTGGGCGATTACCAGGCCATCAGAGACGAATTGGCGCAGTACATTCCCCAACTGGGTCAGCCCCTCACCGAGCGTCCCGAACTGATCGTGTTAAATAAATTAGATGCCCTAAGCGATGTCGAAACAATTGAGGACATTGTGCAAAAATTATCCATACATAATACCGTCTGCGTCATCTCCGCCGTCACGGGGGCGGGGGTCACCGCCATGCTCCAGCAGGTGTGGCAAAGATTGGAATTAACCGCCGATCCCGTAAAGACGGCGGCTGACCTGGGCTAA
- a CDS encoding KH domain-containing protein gives MPNYEGLIRYLLTPMLSHPDELRLHREVLAGGVWLRVALAESDRGRVLGRGGRTLQAIRTVTQTAAQVAGQTCHLDIYGLNATAERGERTPTRPRRGGNR, from the coding sequence ATGCCTAATTACGAAGGACTAATTCGGTACTTGCTCACCCCCATGTTGAGCCACCCCGATGAATTGCGTTTGCATCGGGAGGTGTTGGCCGGGGGCGTGTGGTTGCGGGTGGCCTTGGCGGAATCCGACCGGGGGCGGGTGCTGGGGCGGGGCGGGCGTACCTTGCAGGCGATTCGCACGGTGACCCAGACGGCAGCACAGGTGGCGGGACAAACCTGCCATTTAGACATCTACGGCTTAAACGCTACGGCAGAACGGGGGGAACGCACCCCCACCCGGCCCCGCCGGGGAGGCAACCGCTGA